A section of the Rossellomorea marisflavi genome encodes:
- a CDS encoding ABC transporter permease: MKTRYMYLLMLPGILFLTVFMIIPIVLTIGTTFTDGSGITLDGYLTFLKDRYFLDILFTTLRVSLLTTLICIILGFPAAYYISKLGGRMKAVLLLLTIFPLLTSSVVRSFSWMIIIGRNGLLNKMLLGMGIIHEPLDILYTPTAIIIGLVHLFLPLLIVSLVGVMENIQHDLLEAAESLGASKAIVFLKVVLPLCVPGLVIGSILVFVGSFTAYTTPALLGGKQRVISTFMYQNAITLNDWQVASIVATIMIVITFAVIACMNALARKLNPKG; the protein is encoded by the coding sequence ATGAAGACGCGTTATATGTATCTATTGATGCTGCCAGGCATCCTGTTTTTGACGGTATTCATGATTATTCCCATCGTCCTCACGATCGGGACGACGTTTACCGACGGAAGCGGAATCACCTTAGACGGGTACCTAACGTTCCTGAAGGATCGGTATTTCCTTGATATTCTATTCACCACGCTGCGGGTCAGCCTGCTGACGACGTTGATCTGCATCATCCTAGGGTTTCCGGCAGCTTATTATATCTCAAAGCTCGGGGGAAGAATGAAGGCAGTCCTTCTTCTTCTCACGATCTTCCCATTGCTGACGAGTTCGGTTGTCCGATCGTTCAGCTGGATGATCATTATCGGACGAAATGGATTGTTGAATAAGATGCTCCTTGGGATGGGCATCATTCACGAACCTCTCGATATCCTTTATACCCCAACGGCCATCATCATCGGGTTGGTTCATTTATTTCTTCCCTTACTCATCGTTTCCCTGGTGGGGGTCATGGAGAACATCCAGCATGATCTTCTGGAAGCAGCCGAAAGCCTGGGGGCATCAAAGGCCATTGTTTTCCTGAAGGTCGTTCTTCCCCTCTGTGTACCGGGGCTTGTCATCGGGAGTATCCTCGTCTTTGTGGGCAGCTTCACGGCGTACACCACACCTGCCCTGTTGGGGGGCAAACAGCGGGTCATCTCCACTTTCATGTATCAGAACGCCATCACGCTCAATGACTGGCAGGTGGCCTCCATTGTCGCCACCATCATGATTGTCATCACGTTTGCCGTGATTGCCTGCATGAATGCATTAGCACGTAAATTAAATCCGAAGGGGTAG
- a CDS encoding oxidoreductase, with product MEGKVALIAGATGMVGSRLVRLLLDSPRYDKVISIVRRESGVAHEKLDERVQSLDDMRLEPGETIDDVYCCLGTTIKKAKSQEAFKRVDHGYPLQLAELGKIHGAKQFLLISSMGADVDSRFFYSRVKGMTERDITALGYSTLHIFRPSLLLGERAEFRFGEKMGEAASRILQPFMRGKLRKYRSIEGIQVARGMLSAASGHWDRNVLVWESDAIQEL from the coding sequence ATGGAAGGAAAAGTCGCTCTCATTGCCGGGGCAACGGGGATGGTAGGTTCCAGGCTGGTCAGGTTGCTCCTTGATTCTCCACGTTACGATAAGGTTATCTCGATTGTGAGGAGAGAGTCCGGGGTCGCCCATGAAAAGCTGGATGAACGGGTGCAATCATTGGACGATATGAGATTGGAGCCTGGTGAGACAATCGATGATGTTTACTGCTGCCTCGGAACGACGATCAAGAAAGCCAAGTCCCAGGAGGCATTCAAGAGAGTCGATCATGGGTATCCGCTACAGCTTGCAGAACTCGGAAAAATCCACGGAGCGAAACAATTCCTGTTGATCTCTTCCATGGGAGCTGATGTGGACTCACGCTTTTTCTATAGTCGTGTCAAAGGGATGACAGAGAGGGATATCACGGCATTGGGATATTCAACCCTCCATATTTTCAGGCCGTCCCTTCTTCTTGGGGAGCGGGCAGAGTTCCGTTTTGGGGAAAAGATGGGGGAAGCGGCATCGCGGATCCTTCAGCCCTTCATGAGAGGAAAGCTGAGAAAATACCGGAGCATCGAAGGGATCCAGGTGGCAAGAGGGATGCTGTCAGCTGCAAGCGGCCATTGGGACCGCAACGTTTTAGTATGGGAATCAGATGCCATTCAGGAACTGTGA
- a CDS encoding ABC transporter permease, which produces MQMNRGLAFFTFLVFLFLLGPLLIISVTSFEGGSVLKFPPEHLSFKWYLNIFDVQMFISTFKTSIIVSLMGNLFALVLGIPAAYALSRFDFKGKKLLDAVFISPILIPGIVLGFSFLRYIVGTYQLPIYTALFIGHTIIMLPFIIRVISSSLSNFDFSIEEAAESLGASKVKTFFIVVLPNIKSGILAAVMIAFLESFNNVDISVFMTGPGISTFPIQMLTYVENYFDPTIAAISVLLMVITAFFMFMVERLMGLSYFTKR; this is translated from the coding sequence ATGCAGATGAATCGAGGATTGGCATTTTTCACATTCCTAGTATTTCTATTCTTATTAGGACCTTTACTGATCATATCGGTGACGTCCTTTGAAGGTGGGAGCGTTTTGAAGTTCCCTCCGGAACACCTTTCATTTAAGTGGTATTTGAATATATTCGACGTGCAAATGTTCATTTCCACTTTTAAGACATCCATTATTGTCTCACTCATGGGGAATCTATTCGCCCTTGTCCTTGGCATCCCGGCGGCGTATGCCCTGAGTCGATTCGACTTCAAAGGGAAGAAACTGCTCGATGCCGTGTTCATTTCCCCGATCCTCATACCGGGGATCGTGCTTGGTTTTTCATTCCTGCGCTATATCGTCGGGACCTATCAGCTTCCAATTTATACAGCGCTTTTCATTGGTCATACCATCATCATGCTTCCTTTCATCATCAGGGTCATTTCATCGAGTCTATCAAACTTTGATTTTTCCATCGAAGAGGCTGCAGAGAGCCTGGGAGCGAGCAAGGTCAAGACGTTTTTCATCGTCGTCCTGCCGAACATCAAGTCAGGGATCCTGGCAGCGGTCATGATCGCCTTCCTGGAATCCTTCAATAACGTCGACATATCCGTATTCATGACCGGACCGGGCATCTCTACGTTCCCGATCCAAATGCTCACATATGTGGAGAACTATTTCGATCCGACCATCGCGGCGATCTCCGTCCTCCTCATGGTCATCACGGCATTCTTCATGTTCATGGTTGAAAGACTGATGGGACTATCTTATTTCACTAAACGATAA
- the gntK gene encoding gluconokinase: MIGVDIGTTSTKAVLYNEKGEAIERHGIEYPLHTPVPGVAEQDPEEIFQAVIYCIKEVAGKTEEEISFVSFSSAMHSLILVDEENSLLTRSITWADNRSSEWAEKIKHEMNGMEIYQRTGTPIHPMSPLVKLAWLRHDEPELFAKAAKFISIKEFIFHRLFDKYVIDYSIASATGMFHLEDLDWDEEALEVAGVKKNQLSTPVSTTTSLTGLQGNYAELLGIDADTPFYVGASDGVLSNLGVNAIESGVVAVTIGTSGAIRAVTDRPITDPKGRIFCYALTDKHWIIGGPVNNGGMIFRWVKEELATAEVDAAGRLGLEPYEVLTALASKVNPGADGLIFHPYMAGERAPLWNAKARGSFFGLAMHHKKEHMVRAVLEGIVMNLYSVLQALEELIGTPVRVQATGGFARSELWRQMLADIFNQEVFVPESFESSCLGAVVLGMVDQGWMGSLEEVRSMVGSVHSHRPEPEAVKVYQELMPIFSRLPALLAPEYDAISDFQARRIES; the protein is encoded by the coding sequence ATGATAGGTGTCGATATTGGAACCACCAGTACCAAAGCTGTACTGTACAATGAAAAAGGCGAAGCAATCGAGCGCCATGGAATCGAGTATCCCCTTCACACCCCGGTTCCGGGAGTGGCAGAGCAGGATCCCGAAGAAATCTTCCAGGCAGTCATTTATTGCATCAAGGAAGTAGCGGGGAAAACGGAAGAGGAGATTTCGTTTGTATCGTTCAGTTCCGCCATGCACAGTCTCATCTTGGTAGATGAGGAAAACAGTCTGCTGACCCGATCCATTACATGGGCGGATAACCGAAGCAGTGAATGGGCGGAAAAGATCAAGCATGAGATGAACGGAATGGAGATTTACCAAAGGACCGGTACGCCGATCCATCCCATGTCCCCCCTTGTGAAACTTGCCTGGCTACGTCATGATGAGCCCGAGCTTTTTGCAAAAGCGGCGAAGTTCATTTCCATCAAGGAATTCATCTTCCACCGTTTGTTCGATAAGTATGTGATCGATTATTCAATCGCGTCTGCCACTGGGATGTTTCATCTCGAAGATCTTGATTGGGATGAAGAAGCGCTGGAGGTCGCAGGGGTTAAAAAGAACCAGCTGTCTACGCCGGTTTCTACCACCACGAGCCTGACTGGGCTTCAAGGGAATTACGCCGAGTTACTCGGAATCGATGCAGATACACCGTTTTACGTAGGAGCGAGCGATGGCGTCCTTTCGAATCTTGGTGTGAACGCCATCGAAAGCGGGGTCGTTGCGGTAACAATCGGGACAAGCGGTGCCATCCGTGCCGTCACGGATCGTCCCATCACCGATCCAAAAGGGCGGATATTCTGCTATGCGCTTACCGATAAGCATTGGATCATCGGTGGACCTGTAAACAACGGAGGAATGATCTTCCGCTGGGTGAAGGAAGAACTCGCTACAGCTGAAGTGGACGCTGCCGGCAGACTGGGCCTCGAACCTTATGAAGTGTTGACGGCTCTCGCCTCCAAGGTCAATCCAGGAGCGGACGGTCTGATCTTCCACCCATATATGGCAGGAGAAAGGGCGCCTCTTTGGAACGCAAAAGCAAGGGGATCCTTCTTCGGACTTGCCATGCATCATAAGAAGGAACATATGGTCAGAGCAGTCCTTGAGGGCATCGTCATGAATCTATACAGCGTCCTTCAGGCGCTGGAAGAATTGATCGGCACCCCTGTACGTGTGCAGGCCACCGGTGGATTCGCCCGTTCTGAACTGTGGAGGCAGATGCTCGCCGATATCTTCAACCAGGAAGTATTTGTCCCAGAGAGCTTTGAAAGCTCCTGCCTCGGTGCCGTCGTCCTCGGGATGGTGGATCAGGGCTGGATGGGGTCATTGGAAGAAGTACGCTCTATGGTGGGCAGCGTTCATTCACACCGACCTGAACCCGAGGCTGTGAAAGTATATCAGGAATTGATGCCGATCTTTTCGCGGTTGCCGGCGCTCCTTGCACCGGAATACGATGCCATCAGTGATTTTCAGGCAAGAAGGATCGAATCGTAA
- a CDS encoding MurR/RpiR family transcriptional regulator: protein MSQDHQHCLARIRAHYPQFSTTEKKIADFILKRPEETIHSSINGLSDRLGVADSTVFRFCKRVGFKGFQAMKIALASEIMKDSSHDRLDEGDTPTSIASKVFRSNCKTIEDTLVILDEEDLMKAVQAMETARSIEFFGSGGSGIVALDGYHKFIRTGLKVHATLDSHIQLMAASQMTDEDCAIFVSHSGSTKDILHILDIVKSTGATTIGITNFAKSPLSQQVDIPLFTVSEETDYRNEALSSRIAQLTLIDTLYANLLQIRETRGQESIRKMQEAIKSKRG from the coding sequence ATGAGCCAAGACCACCAGCACTGCCTCGCCAGGATCCGTGCACATTACCCCCAATTCAGCACTACCGAAAAAAAGATTGCCGACTTCATCCTGAAGAGACCGGAAGAAACCATCCATTCTTCCATTAACGGACTATCAGATCGCTTAGGTGTTGCCGACTCGACCGTGTTCCGCTTTTGTAAACGCGTAGGGTTCAAAGGATTCCAAGCCATGAAGATTGCCCTGGCATCCGAGATCATGAAGGATTCTTCCCACGATCGGCTCGACGAGGGGGATACCCCGACTTCCATCGCTTCAAAGGTATTCCGCTCAAACTGCAAGACGATTGAAGACACACTTGTGATACTCGATGAAGAGGATCTGATGAAAGCAGTACAAGCCATGGAAACGGCACGCTCCATCGAATTCTTCGGCAGCGGCGGATCAGGCATCGTGGCCCTTGACGGCTACCACAAATTCATCCGCACCGGGTTGAAAGTGCATGCGACCCTCGACTCCCACATCCAGCTCATGGCCGCATCGCAAATGACCGATGAAGACTGTGCGATCTTCGTCTCCCATTCAGGAAGCACAAAGGATATTCTCCATATACTGGACATCGTCAAGAGCACCGGAGCCACCACCATCGGGATCACGAACTTTGCCAAGTCCCCTTTGAGCCAGCAGGTGGACATCCCCCTCTTCACCGTATCAGAGGAAACCGACTACCGGAACGAAGCACTCTCATCCCGGATCGCCCAGCTCACCCTGATCGATACCCTTTATGCCAACCTCCTGCAGATACGCGAAACCAGGGGGCAGGAATCCATCAGAAAAATGCAGGAAGCCATTAAGAGTAAAAGAGGATGA
- a CDS encoding YebC/PmpR family DNA-binding transcriptional regulator: protein MGRKWNNIKEKKASKDANTSRIYAKFGREIYVVAKQGEPDPDLNQALKFTLERAKTYNVPKHIIDRAIEKAKGGSDENYDELRYEGFGPNGSMVIVDALTNNVNRTASEVRAAFGKNGGNMGVSGSVAYMFDATAVIGIEGKSEDDVLEILMEADVDARDIIAEEDAVIVYADPDQFHAVQEAFKAAGISEFSVAELTMLAQNDVELPEDAKAQFEKMIDALEDLEDVQQVYHNVDLGE from the coding sequence ATGGGACGTAAATGGAATAATATCAAAGAAAAGAAGGCGTCCAAGGATGCCAATACAAGTAGGATCTATGCAAAATTCGGTCGTGAAATTTATGTAGTGGCCAAACAAGGCGAACCGGACCCGGACCTGAATCAGGCGCTGAAGTTCACCCTTGAGCGTGCGAAAACGTACAACGTACCGAAGCACATCATCGACCGTGCCATTGAAAAAGCGAAGGGCGGTTCCGATGAGAATTATGATGAGCTCCGCTATGAAGGCTTCGGCCCGAACGGTTCCATGGTCATTGTAGACGCCTTGACCAATAATGTGAATCGTACAGCATCCGAAGTGCGTGCGGCATTCGGTAAAAACGGCGGGAATATGGGTGTGAGTGGATCGGTTGCTTACATGTTTGACGCGACAGCCGTTATCGGAATCGAAGGCAAGTCAGAAGATGACGTTCTTGAAATCCTGATGGAAGCGGATGTAGATGCCCGTGACATCATCGCAGAAGAAGATGCGGTGATCGTGTATGCTGATCCCGATCAATTCCATGCTGTACAGGAAGCATTCAAGGCAGCCGGCATTTCGGAATTCTCCGTGGCCGAGCTGACCATGCTTGCACAGAACGATGTAGAACTTCCTGAAGATGCAAAGGCGCAGTTCGAGAAAATGATCGATGCTCTCGAAGACCTTGAAGATGTCCAGCAGGTCTATCATAACGTTGATTTAGGTGAATAA
- a CDS encoding TetR/AcrR family transcriptional regulator, giving the protein MKEKEKLIIETSMKLFANKGFNATSVQEIVEECHISKGAFYLYFKSKDALLFAIMEHYFQMIHTSINEVEHADLPPYEKFQKQLERQLTEISRHKEFIVMQIRENAIPFNEKIESLLMEMKRESYHLYSRRLYEIYGPPIEPYIWDATMMIHGFFHSYLETIILDQIPLDFAYLSTFVLRRMDDMVEGLVKSGDEPVMRKERMETLLHVEKAQLCSLIGEASNKTEDENTRVSLDVIKEELEKEEPRKIVIKGMMANLESDPSLRPLLSALKEYTV; this is encoded by the coding sequence ATGAAAGAAAAAGAAAAATTGATCATCGAAACGTCGATGAAGCTGTTTGCCAACAAAGGATTCAACGCTACCTCTGTTCAAGAGATCGTTGAGGAATGCCATATATCCAAAGGTGCCTTTTACTTATATTTCAAATCGAAGGATGCCCTCCTTTTTGCCATCATGGAGCATTATTTCCAGATGATCCATACAAGCATCAATGAAGTCGAGCACGCTGATCTTCCTCCCTATGAGAAATTCCAGAAGCAGTTGGAACGCCAATTGACGGAGATATCGAGACACAAAGAGTTCATCGTCATGCAGATCAGGGAAAATGCCATCCCCTTCAATGAAAAGATCGAATCTTTGTTGATGGAGATGAAACGGGAGTCCTACCACCTTTATTCACGAAGGCTTTATGAAATCTACGGTCCTCCGATCGAGCCATATATTTGGGATGCCACGATGATGATCCACGGCTTTTTCCATTCTTACCTTGAAACCATCATCCTAGACCAGATCCCTCTTGATTTCGCGTATTTATCCACCTTCGTATTGAGAAGGATGGATGATATGGTGGAGGGGCTGGTCAAAAGCGGAGATGAGCCCGTCATGCGCAAAGAGCGAATGGAGACACTCCTGCACGTGGAGAAAGCCCAACTCTGTTCCTTAATCGGTGAAGCATCAAACAAGACAGAAGACGAGAATACCCGCGTATCCCTCGATGTCATCAAAGAAGAACTCGAAAAAGAAGAACCACGGAAGATTGTCATCAAGGGCATGATGGCGAACCTGGAATCCGATCCTTCCCTGCGCCCCCTTCTGAGTGCATTGAAAGAGTATACGGTTTAG
- a CDS encoding ABC transporter ATP-binding protein: MALFSLDDVSVSYNKQTILENFNLEIEKGQLVSLLGPSGCGKTTTLRLIAGFLKANKGKFLLNGKDYTKVPVNKRNFGFVFQNYALFPHLSIFDNVAFGLRLRKLGKGEIEKKVQRVLKVVDLAGYEQRFPKELSGGQKQRVAIARALVIEPEILLFDEPLSNLDANLRVNMRVEIRRIQQELGITTVYVSHDQEECFSISDKVAIMNKGVIEQLDEPTTIYQYPKTRFIADFIGFKNFIEFEERQDAEDKIRLSVSGHDFVLTRHPQMSRSGKIGAIRPDNLLLHEGTKEGMNIIPGIVKISTYLGRSFQFVVETALGDFTVNKETALPYRAGEKVSLEIPQDQMVVVE; encoded by the coding sequence TTGGCATTATTTAGTTTGGACGATGTATCTGTTTCCTATAATAAGCAAACGATCCTGGAGAACTTCAATCTTGAAATCGAGAAGGGTCAGCTCGTTTCCCTGCTTGGACCGAGTGGATGCGGGAAAACGACCACGCTCCGATTGATTGCAGGATTCCTGAAAGCGAACAAGGGGAAATTCCTTCTGAACGGTAAAGATTACACGAAGGTTCCAGTGAACAAGCGAAATTTTGGTTTTGTATTTCAGAACTACGCCCTTTTCCCCCATTTATCAATCTTTGATAATGTGGCATTCGGACTCCGTCTGAGGAAGCTTGGAAAAGGAGAGATAGAGAAAAAGGTACAGAGAGTACTAAAGGTCGTCGATCTTGCAGGCTATGAACAACGATTCCCGAAAGAGCTGTCAGGCGGACAAAAACAGCGGGTCGCGATTGCGCGGGCCTTGGTCATCGAACCGGAAATCCTGTTATTCGATGAACCACTCAGCAACCTCGATGCCAACCTGAGAGTGAACATGAGGGTGGAAATCCGCCGGATTCAGCAGGAGCTGGGGATTACAACGGTTTACGTATCCCATGATCAGGAGGAGTGTTTTTCCATTTCCGATAAGGTAGCCATCATGAACAAAGGGGTCATTGAACAGCTAGATGAGCCGACGACCATTTATCAATATCCTAAAACGAGATTCATTGCTGATTTCATCGGCTTTAAGAACTTCATCGAGTTTGAGGAGCGGCAGGATGCAGAGGACAAAATCCGGCTATCTGTTTCAGGTCATGATTTTGTCTTGACCAGGCACCCGCAAATGAGCAGATCAGGAAAGATCGGTGCCATTCGACCGGACAACCTCTTGCTCCATGAAGGAACGAAGGAAGGGATGAACATCATTCCCGGCATCGTGAAGATCTCGACCTACCTTGGACGCAGCTTCCAATTCGTCGTGGAAACAGCCCTTGGCGATTTCACCGTGAATAAAGAAACAGCACTGCCTTACCGTGCGGGAGAAAAGGTCTCGCTTGAAATACCTCAGGATCAGATGGTTGTGGTGGAATAG
- a CDS encoding adenine deaminase C-terminal domain-containing protein yields the protein MKVDILVTDVRVYNSYFKRFTKGNVAIKDGKFFYIGDRGAEYFEASHVLAGDGSYMVPGLIDIHLHIESTMVTPATFSYGLIRNGVTTIVPEPHEMANVFGLSGVKEMIRASEACEVDMFYSIPSSVPATSMETTGGDIGIGEIDELLRTERIKCLGEIMNFYEIITEAPSKTNAILDHMNREHPELIIEGHVPKLLDLELQQVAFAGVHSDHTHQTVEGMEQRMAAGMFVEIQEKSMTPEVMEYLISQPVDELFCFITDDVMADSFTERGHLNVLLKKAIAMGMTPEMAIYACTYTPAQRMRMYDRGSIAPSKVADFLLVSDLETFEINEVYKAGRRVFDVNQSYIQAEPIQAFPEPFYKSVDLAELSLDDFTMESGKADGAYTCRVIQVKNGSTFTEEVHRSVKSSEGRLQWEGSGLAQIATFSRYGTDSRAHGLIAGDIIKSGAFATTYSHDNHNLLVVGHSPEDMLLAANEVIRKQGGVCCVDGGEILSMLELPVGGILSEDKLECVSEQVGQVTASLKAMGYEHYNVIMSLSTLSLPVSPALKITDRGLIDVNGGRVVPLIVD from the coding sequence ATGAAAGTCGATATTCTGGTAACGGACGTTCGCGTCTACAACAGTTATTTTAAACGATTCACAAAAGGGAACGTGGCCATCAAAGACGGAAAGTTCTTCTATATCGGGGACCGGGGAGCGGAGTATTTCGAAGCGTCCCACGTCTTGGCGGGGGACGGTTCCTACATGGTCCCGGGTCTGATCGATATCCATCTTCATATAGAAAGCACCATGGTGACACCCGCTACATTCTCATATGGACTGATACGGAACGGGGTCACGACCATCGTGCCCGAACCCCATGAGATGGCCAATGTATTCGGCCTGTCCGGTGTGAAGGAAATGATCCGCGCCAGTGAAGCGTGCGAAGTGGACATGTTCTATTCCATTCCGAGCTCTGTCCCGGCCACTTCCATGGAAACGACGGGAGGGGACATCGGCATCGGGGAAATCGATGAGCTTCTTCGGACGGAACGGATCAAGTGCCTGGGAGAAATCATGAACTTCTATGAAATCATCACGGAAGCACCGAGCAAGACGAATGCCATCCTTGACCATATGAACCGCGAGCACCCGGAGTTGATCATTGAGGGACACGTGCCGAAGCTGCTGGACCTCGAGCTTCAACAGGTTGCGTTCGCCGGCGTCCATTCCGATCACACCCACCAGACAGTGGAGGGGATGGAGCAGCGAATGGCGGCTGGTATGTTCGTTGAAATCCAGGAAAAGTCCATGACGCCCGAGGTGATGGAATACCTGATCAGCCAGCCGGTGGATGAGCTCTTTTGCTTCATCACCGATGATGTGATGGCGGATTCCTTTACGGAGAGGGGTCACTTGAATGTCCTGCTGAAGAAGGCGATCGCCATGGGTATGACTCCTGAGATGGCCATTTATGCGTGTACCTACACTCCAGCTCAGAGGATGCGTATGTATGATCGGGGAAGCATCGCGCCTTCGAAGGTGGCAGACTTTCTGTTGGTTTCCGATCTCGAGACGTTTGAAATCAATGAGGTGTATAAAGCGGGCCGCAGGGTCTTTGATGTGAATCAATCGTATATTCAGGCAGAACCGATTCAGGCTTTCCCTGAACCCTTCTATAAAAGTGTCGATCTGGCTGAATTGAGTTTGGACGATTTTACAATGGAGAGCGGGAAAGCTGACGGAGCTTATACGTGCAGGGTGATCCAGGTGAAGAACGGGTCGACCTTCACCGAGGAAGTCCACCGGTCCGTGAAGTCCAGCGAAGGACGTCTGCAGTGGGAAGGAAGCGGTCTTGCGCAGATCGCGACGTTTTCGAGATACGGGACAGACAGCCGGGCACATGGGTTGATTGCGGGTGATATCATCAAGAGCGGGGCGTTTGCGACGACTTATTCACATGATAATCACAATCTGCTTGTTGTGGGGCATAGTCCAGAGGATATGTTGCTGGCGGCGAATGAAGTGATCCGGAAGCAAGGCGGTGTGTGCTGTGTGGATGGTGGCGAGATTTTGTCGATGCTTGAGCTGCCGGTCGGCGGGATTTTGTCCGAGGATAAGCTTGAGTGTGTGTCGGAGCAGGTGGGGCAGGTGACGGCTTCGCTTAAGGCGATGGGGTATGAGCATTATAATGTGATCATGTCGCTGAGTACGCTGTCGCTGCCTGTGAGTCCGGCGTTGAAGATTACGGATCGCGGGTTGATTGATGTGAATGGGGGCCGTGTGGTTCCGTTGATTGTGGATTGA